A segment of the Crassostrea angulata isolate pt1a10 chromosome 10, ASM2561291v2, whole genome shotgun sequence genome:
ACAAATGGTGCTGGGAGTGTAGGAATGAACTCGTCCACTGCACCTAAAAGAGCCCTCAGCTTCACACCGACATCCTACAAAAACAAGCAGGAAAACTAACTTCAATGTGttggtaattttaattttgatctaaaaaatttaacaatacATATTCATAGAAAAGTATTCATTAGAGGGCAACACTCTTGTTATTCATCCACATTGTACCCAGGGTTTATGTGATTGTCATACAAAGGTAGACATCATGTATGTATCAATAGTCAGCCAACTACCCCCACTACCATGACACGTtaatcttaaataaaaaataatctttactTTGACGAGATTGGTGTACTCCTCTGCTTTCACGTTGCTAGCTTCCTTTGTCAAGACCATCACCGACCTAACAACACTTGTGGTGCTGTTATAGATGTTGTCATTGGATCGGTCTAGGTCAGGTAGTTCAGGTTGCCTTGGTGATGACAGACCATCTGACTCACTCGTGCTACTACTTCTGCTTCCACCTAGAATGAGTAAAATTccatttttctttgaaattgttaaatgggttattttgtttgtactttcAAACTGTGCCGTTAGTGATCGTTCTACACTTACTTGAGGTGTGGCTAGGCACTCTAGTGACCACATTTGGATGGGGAGGAATCTGTGGGTTCTCCTTCTGTGTGGGGAGACCATCCGTGGGAGAGCGGTTATTCTGAACCCTTGTCTCCTGTTCGATTGCACCAGAACTTTTATCTCTCTTCTACAAAACACAAACCcagcaacttttattttttgtgttgatTTTGTATTCAACAAAAATGACAATAGCTTAGTGACTGTAATCTACGTAAGGTTATAGATTTGTTCATTCATGGTTCAATCTTCAGGAAGAAGCATCATGATTTTGGTACGGTATTTTTTCTTGCAAACTACAGATGGTAAAAGATTCATCTTTAGATAGAAATATCACCATTTTGGCATCCTCCTTTAGGAAGGTTTTCCATTTAagttacatgttttataaacCAATGCATGTGTTTGCCTACCAGGTGTTTTTCCGAGTCCTGCAGCCACTTGGCGTCCTCCTCAGACTGTCTCTGCTGAAGGCGTAGCTGTTGTTCTATCACAGTCGTGTCTTCTGAGTCATTCAAAAGCCTCACCGGCACCGTCACTGCTGGCGCCCACTCGCTGTCTGGAGAGGCATGATTAGAGTGAGGATTCTGAGTCATAATATCTGATATCACAGTGGAATTGACAGGAGATGGAGGAGCATTCCTCTGGCCTGTAGACAACATTTCTGACAGTTGTTGGGGATTGCGGGGAACATTATAACCAGGGTAACCAGCTCCTCCCCGGCCCATGTCTGGAACCGACTCGGAGTTCTGATGGAGATAGTGCTGATGCTGTTGAACTGATGTGTATCCAGATGAGGAAGGGAAGTAATTCTGTAGGTTGATTTCTCTGGGTCCTTGATGCTGGGGAATTACTGACATGACAGGTGGGCCGGTGTGAGAGTGTATTGGGGGCTGCTGGGGGCTAGGTCCCAGGGGTGTGCTGTGACTGATGGGGAGATGAGTGGTGCTCCCCCATTGTGGGGGGAGGGAGTCCACACTGTGGTTATTGGAGAGGTTTGGGGTGGATCCAGCTGGTGTCATGAAATTGGGACGGGCTGGTTTTGGCGGGGGTTCCTCAATATCTGATCCACTTGATCctgctaaaaaaataaatgtcaattgaattttaacaaaaatatataatatttcacaataagttaataataaacaatattCCTGTAAAATTATTCAGGGCAACGCTATCAAAAAAACTTACTCCAATTTATTTCTTGTATTCTACGGTTGTCTCTTTTCATCTCCTCAACTTGACGATTTCTTTCTTCAGCTAAAATTTCTCTGTAAAAAGTATTAAAGCATTGGTGACACACATGAATAAATAATCTGAAACATCTCAGGAGAAATGTTACATGAATtcacatttcattattttaaaggtAATCATAACAATGAAAGACTTACTGAAGGCGGACTTTTATGTCAGAAAATGAAGGCCTCTTGGAAGGTTCATATGACCAGCACTGACACATGAGATTGTACAGGGAGGGGGGACATTCCTGTGGGAGGGGCAATCGCTCCCCATTCTCTATCTTGCCAATCACATCATTGTTCTTCACTCCTTGGAATGGTTTAATGCCATACATTAAAATCTCCCACATACACACtcctggaaataaaaaaaaattaagtcgtATACAATAGCTAATCTACAACATGcttctaaaatttgaatttaaaagataaagCTCTTTGCAATGAGTGTgaatctacatacatgtatcttaaacaAGTATTGAGATTTTGATGTCATTTTCCAGTCAATCCAATACTCAAACTTACCAAACATCCAGACATCACTAGCTGTTGTGAACCTCCTGAAATTGATGGATTCTGGAGCCATCCATTTTATAGGAAGTTTGCCCTTTGAAGCtaaaattgtacaaattttacaataagatGTCAATTCATTATCAATTCTGGCCAGTTTTAAACTATACGAAATCTCAGTGTTGCATTTTCCGTTTTTTTGTCGCATTTCAAACAATCGCAAAAAGCGACAAATGCGATGGGCAGCGCGAGCCCTGAATTATCAATTTATAACTCTTATACTGTACCTTTATAGTAACTTTGTTCATCCACAACCCTTGACAATCCAAAGTCGCCAAGTTTGACACAATCATGAGATGAGACCAAAACATTTCTAGCAGCTATGTCCCtgagaaagaaaagaaactGCAGGTCAATTCAAATGCATCTACAATGCTTccttaaaaaagaatttgacaAACAGAGGTTGACTTACTTCTTTATAAAGAGACAAACAAATTATAGAAAACAGTTTCAAATGTGGGCCCATTGCAAACAGTTGATACTGTATATAAGTAAGTAAGAATTTGAAATAACATATCTATGTGTATATATGGATATCTTTACCTGTGGACAAACTTCTTGCTTTCGAGGTAGGAGAGGGCCTTACTGAGCTGATGACAATACAGCATCAGGGTACACAGGTCTAGTCTGGTACGGTTGTTCTGTAGGTAAGCTCTCATCTAGACAAAACAACTACAACCATCAGTAAATTCTACCACAATACATTATCAAATTAGTATTGTGGACGTACAATGTACACAATGACAACCAATTAAATTGCATTTTCCAGCTATTTCATTCCCATATCAGAGTCTCTTTGGTCATTTCTAGTTAAGCATCTAGTGACTATAGGTTAAATGAATTTCCTTTACATCGGTACTTTGTAATATGGAGTTGACTATGGATTCACAATGATTAAATGATACAATAACTGGTAAGCAGTAGTTCTAACCTCTCCATGCTTGGCCAGCTCCATGACAATCCAGACAGGAAGTGTCTCGGAACAGATCCCAACCAGGTGAATGATGTGGGGGTGGTCAAACTGCTGCATGATCACTGAAACGGGAGAACTACTTCAACACAGAGATCAGGGTGCAAAATTCAATATGCACATATGGTCTGACTGGAACCAAATGTACATTTTagcatactgtggtttcattaatattcaagggtatcaatttttgtggataaagtgaaaaacacagtttcaaggatacgtaaattcgtggccaatgaccctatcaatacaaaattttagtagaaattgcagttcaatgaatatttaatttcaaggataaacttaacaacgaaaacaacgaaaattggtattcaacgaatattgatgaaaccacagtatatgtaaaaataataagttGTTTAGATTGTGATAATATTTACCTATTTACGGATACCATGAAATAATTGTGAGTGCATGAAAGAAAAAACTATCTACTGAATATTTTATACTATCAATAGAACTAGTAATAGGATACATACATGCTTCTTCTAGAAACTTTTCCATCATGGAGTCTTCATTATCCTCCTTGCAAGTCTTGACAGCTACAGCAGACTGAACTCCATCCTACATATCAATTATAAACATATAAGAGAAAATCTAAACTTCAAATACAGACATATACTAGGTAGAATATAATACTCTTGTCAAGGAGTAACACTTAGCAAACACTGTGCAAAGTCAGGCACCCACCTTGTCTGTAAAGAGTCCTTTAAACACGTCCCCAAACTGTCCCTCCCCCAGCACTTCCAGGAGTTTGATGTTCTCCCGCTTAAGCTCAAAGTTACGACCTGGAAAGGGCAggacagtacatgtattaggtaaAGGGTAAAATACCATTTGTACAAAATAGCATGCAAATCTGAGGCGTACCATAGCTtgcaactgatttttttttaaagaaatagattGCAATGTATGTCTGGAATTCCAGGAAATCCAAAGATTATCGTAAGTACATTATACACTCTGATTTATGATATCATGGGGACTTAGTATGCATTCCATTAGAGCCAAACTGCTTTTGGTCTTTAGATATCTAGTCTTGTTATTTTTACAATCGCATACCTTTTTCTTGAGAAGGTTGACACGtcaaatgttaattttataaataaaattcaaaccaccttataaatattaaaaattcataatgcTGACCACAGTACATATGTACCAGTTCACTACAGAACTATGCCACTATAAGGGTCATTTGCTTAtcaatattaaatcaaaatgcTCATGAACTAGCAGGATCTCCTCAGAGTtgactttatcaataaaaacaagCCATGCATTAGCCACATACGGTTGATCATGCCTTCTAATGCAGGGGATAATGATGGCAGTGGTCTCAATGATTAACCTCAGAAATATCTATTGTTTAAAAGATTAAAGTTTAGGACTTCACAGGCAATAGCCAACCATACTACATCGGAGTTTTAACTGTTAATTTCTTCATATCCATTGTCTGATGCAGGTAAAagcaatgtttattttttctctctaaaCATGTTTATCATGTAATAATGAGTATCAATTACTAAGATTCATCATGCCATACAAAAGCggatttatgaaatatatacataCTATATACTTCATCTCctaaaatcattttacaatttgttaTAAACCTGTTAAATATCAATGTTAAGTGATAttcaaaacaaaaggaaaaaaacccatacTGTTCTCAAATAAAATCTGTGCTAATTATTC
Coding sequences within it:
- the LOC128164909 gene encoding focal adhesion kinase 1-like isoform X5 — its product is MTTSSTTSYPVGDVGLPHLVYLTHEGTLTSICTHRPVLQSYDTDQTSTQRCWGWLYSCCCCHFNRTMKLSHAKGISKRLSEIARWSRLWKIIQDEECEQCSDLIEAENESDLRVKRFLMDRSILKVHLPNGGFNMVKYGDATDVKDIIKLVVGRLAAGERYYSKCYALKLVHLQSKESYWLHNNLSMYQVRQKYESSHPPEEWRYELRVRYLPKNFSDLYLRDKVTFFYLYDQIRNDYMRDIAESIEPEVAIRLGCIEMRRFFKDMPQVALDKKSNFEYLEKEIGFKRFLPKSVIDSMKSKNLRKLIQNHFKQYAQLKEHECVYKFFDTLSTVNKFNQERFRCNVGSTTSWGISMEIVIGPEVGISYQTEKSSSPVHMADFSQVKSIQTTTQEDRGILQIRIAGAVDPLTITSSPSEVEDMADLIDGYCRLVHDINTSLWTRKASMDWQLSVEEALTRLEQGDSIPRTPKSSMKKSGQKDAIHHERISDYAEIVEDEGDYSTPAGRNFELKRENIKLLEVLGEGQFGDVFKGLFTDKDGVQSAVAVKTCKEDNEDSMMEKFLEEALIMQQFDHPHIIHLVGICSETLPVWIVMELAKHGEMRAYLQNNRTRLDLCTLMLYCHQLSKALSYLESKKFVHRDIAARNVLVSSHDCVKLGDFGLSRVVDEQSYYKASKGKLPIKWMAPESINFRRFTTASDVWMFGVCMWEILMYGIKPFQGVKNNDVIGKIENGERLPLPQECPPSLYNLMCQCWSYEPSKRPSFSDIKVRLQEILAEERNRQVEEMKRDNRRIQEINWRSSGSDIEEPPPKPARPNFMTPAGSTPNLSNNHSVDSLPPQWGSTTHLPISHSTPLGPSPQQPPIHSHTGPPVMSVIPQHQGPREINLQNYFPSSSGYTSVQQHQHYLHQNSESVPDMGRGGAGYPGYNVPRNPQQLSEMLSTGQRNAPPSPVNSTVISDIMTQNPHSNHASPDSEWAPAVTVPVRLLNDSEDTTVIEQQLRLQQRQSEEDAKWLQDSEKHLKRDKSSGAIEQETRVQNNRSPTDGLPTQKENPQIPPHPNVVTRVPSHTSSGSRSSSTSESDGLSSPRQPELPDLDRSNDNIYNSTTSVVRSVMVLTKEASNVKAEEYTNLVKDVGVKLRALLGAVDEFIPTLPAPFVHEVQMAQNVLSTDMASIIAAMKLAIQYSTTTMDVEYRKGMLKAAHVLAMDSKNLLDIVDKTRVKVKLQSGLS
- the LOC128164909 gene encoding focal adhesion kinase 1-like isoform X2, whose protein sequence is MTTSSTTSYPVGDVGLPHLVYLTHEGTLTSICTHRPVLQSYDTDQTSTQRCWGWLYSCCCCHFNRTMKLSHAKGISKRLSEIARWSRLWKIIQDEECEQCSDLIEAENESDLRVKRFLMDRSILKVHLPNGGFNMVKYGDATDVKDIIKLVVGRLAAGERYYSKCYALKLVHLQSKESYWLHNNLSMYQVRQKYESSHPPEEWRYELRVRYLPKNFSDLYLRDKVTFFYLYDQIRNDYMRDIAESIEPEVAIRLGCIEMRRFFKDMPQVALDKKSNFEYLEKEIGFKRFLPKSVIDSMKSKNLRKLIQNHFKQYAQLKEHECVYKFFDTLSTVNKFNQERFRCNVGSTTSWGISMEIVIGPEVGISYQTEKSSSPVHMADFSQVKSIQTTTQEDRGILQIRIAGAVDPLTITSSPSEVEDMADLIDGYCRLVHDINTSLWTRKASMDWQLSVEEALTRLEQGDSIPRTPKSSMKKSGQKDAIHHERISDYAEIVEDEGDYSTPAGPLGSRRRKKRDEVYSRNFELKRENIKLLEVLGEGQFGDVFKGLFTDKDGVQSAVAVKTCKEDNEDSMMEKFLEEALIMQQFDHPHIIHLVGICSETLPVWIVMELAKHGEMRAYLQNNRTRLDLCTLMLYCHQLSKALSYLESKKFVHRDIAARNVLVSSHDCVKLGDFGLSRVVDEQSYYKASKGKLPIKWMAPESINFRRFTTASDVWMFGVCMWEILMYGIKPFQGVKNNDVIGKIENGERLPLPQECPPSLYNLMCQCWSYEPSKRPSFSDIKVRLQEILAEERNRQVEEMKRDNRRIQEINWRSSGSDIEEPPPKPARPNFMTPAGSTPNLSNNHSVDSLPPQWGSTTHLPISHSTPLGPSPQQPPIHSHTGPPVMSVIPQHQGPREINLQNYFPSSSGYTSVQQHQHYLHQNSESVPDMGRGGAGYPGYNVPRNPQQLSEMLSTGQRNAPPSPVNSTVISDIMTQNPHSNHASPDSEWAPAVTVPVRLLNDSEDTTVIEQQLRLQQRQSEEDAKWLQDSEKHLKRDKSSGAIEQETRVQNNRSPTDGLPTQKENPQIPPHPNVVTRVPSHTSSGSRSSSTSESDGLSSPRQPELPDLDRSNDNIYNSTTSVVRSVMVLTKEASNVKAEEYTNLVKDVGVKLRALLGAVDEFIPTLPAPFVHEVQMAQNVLSTDMASIIAAMKLAIQYSTTTMDVEYRKGMLKAAHVLAMDSKNLLDIVDKTRVKVKLQSGLS